In Patescibacteria group bacterium, a single window of DNA contains:
- a CDS encoding inositol monophosphatase family protein, with translation MQEFLNSAIEIAKKAGKSLMNDYQNLSERDIYAKGSNELVTKADIKANKIIVNYLKEKFPKHNIESEEENKIDKGSDYTWAVDPLDGTTNFIIQNPLFAVSIALIRANEIQLGVIYAPYLHELYTVTKDGKALLNDKPLAVSLKDSVKDSVLLFCSGHKAMHKEKTIKIYSEFKLRAKSLKSFGAASLELAFVASGRAEAIMLPGAPIWDVAAGILLVRKAGGKVTDFNNDEWTVRSRDTFATNEKIHENLVNDVEKIGL, from the coding sequence ATGCAAGAATTTTTAAATTCGGCAATTGAAATTGCTAAAAAGGCCGGCAAATCATTGATGAATGATTATCAAAATCTAAGCGAACGAGATATTTATGCAAAAGGAAGCAATGAGCTTGTGACAAAAGCTGATATCAAGGCTAACAAAATAATTGTGAATTATTTAAAAGAAAAATTCCCAAAACATAATATTGAATCAGAAGAAGAAAACAAAATTGATAAAGGTTCTGATTATACTTGGGCAGTTGATCCATTGGACGGCACAACAAATTTTATTATTCAAAATCCTTTGTTTGCTGTCTCTATTGCCTTAATAAGGGCAAATGAAATTCAATTAGGTGTTATTTATGCACCATATCTACATGAATTATATACTGTAACTAAAGATGGCAAAGCGTTGTTGAATGATAAACCATTGGCTGTTTCACTCAAAGATTCAGTCAAAGATTCTGTGTTGTTATTTTGTAGTGGCCATAAGGCAATGCATAAAGAAAAAACGATCAAAATTTATTCTGAATTTAAATTAAGAGCAAAGTCTTTGAAATCTTTTGGTGCTGCATCTCTTGAATTAGCTTTTGTTGCGTCTGGTCGTGCTGAAGCAATTATGTTGCCAGGCGCGCCGATTTGGGATGTTGCTGCTGGAATTTTGTTAGTTCGGAAAGCAGGAGGAAAAGTAACTGATTTTAATAATGATGAATGGACAGTTCGATCACGAGATACTTTTGCAACAAATGAAAAAATACATGAGAA